From Temnothorax longispinosus isolate EJ_2023e chromosome 3, Tlon_JGU_v1, whole genome shotgun sequence, one genomic window encodes:
- the Dnaaf6 gene encoding dynein axonemal assembly factor 6, producing MDDCFRPGNLEALQNLICPPKDDSDEEDDLPQAGARKLGPGDIGAPSDPSPSDRSGPHAPLQGAGDDIWHPSEAADTRSSHQDYDPRKAPEYEMKFKQAVTAEDVYLGMGFKTPSTASCEWLSVLVKLPQETREEVELSVESEAIDVRSPRYRLHLPTPHPVDPNASSAKWHNDTSTLEVTLRLARELDNVNF from the exons ATGGACGACTGTTTCCGTCCGGGGAATTTAGAGGCGCTTCAAAATTTAATCTGCCCGCCGAAGGACGACTCCGACGAGGAGGACGATCTACCGCAGGCGGGCGCGAGGAAGTTGG GGCCGGGTGACATCGGCGCGCCGAGCGATCCTTCCCCGAGCGATCGTTCGGGACCTCATGCACCCCTACAGGGCGCGGGTGACGATATTTGGCATCCCTCGGAGGCGGCCGACACCCGGAGCTCGCACCAGGATTACGACCCCCGGAAGGCGCCCGAATACGAGATGAAGTTTAAGCAGGCAGTGACGGCGGAGGACGTTTATCTGGGA atggGCTTTAAAACGCCGAGCACGGCGTCCTGCGAATGGCTGTCGGTGCTGGTGAAACTGCCCCAGGAAACGCGGGAAGAAGTGGAGCTCTCAGTGGAATCCGAGGCGATCGACGTGCGCAGTCCAAG ATATCGGCTGCACCTACCGACGCCGCATCCCGTGGATCCCAACGCGTCGTCCGCCAAGTGGCACAACGACACCTCCACCCTGGAAGTCACCCTGAGACTCGCGCGCGAGCTGGATAACGTAAACTTTTAA